DNA from Musa acuminata AAA Group cultivar baxijiao chromosome BXJ1-5, Cavendish_Baxijiao_AAA, whole genome shotgun sequence:
GGCATCTTTTTCTTCCAAAGAGTAGAAATCTACATTGTCCACTTCTAGATAAGATAGATGTAGCAGTTAAAACATTGGCATCTCTTTCTTCCATGACATTGCCATTTCCAGATGAGTTAGACGCAGCATTTAAAAGATGGCATCTTGTTCTTCCAAAGAGTACAAATCTATATTCTACACTGTCCACTTCTAGATAAGTTagacaaagcagttaaaagatggCAGGTTGTTCTTCTTCCAAGTACTAGAAATCTACATTGTCCACTTCTGAATATGGTAGATGTAGTTGTTAAAGATGGAATCTTGTTTCTCCAACAAGGACAAATTACATAAGGTGAACAAGTATCataatgtaagattattagtttGCTCACCAAAGGAGTATAGGAGGGAGAAGGGAACGAAGGGGATGGTGCGAACCTTATTGCCGTTGGGCACCAACTCCTGCAGGGCTTTCATCCTCTCCGCGATTCTCTCCCTCCGAAGCTGTGCCACAGGAAGCAAACAGAGTCCAACAAGAAGACAAATCAGCTAAAACAGGGTACTGAAGACAAAGAGTTTAGAACAGAGAATGGATGAACGCAGCCAAGAAGAGTCCAAAGTTTGGAACAGAGAATAAAAGACAGGAAAAAACAAAGAGCATTGAGGAGGAATTGTTCCCCAAAAATTCCATTTTTCGCATGGAAAAGCGATGAGACTTACTCTTTCAGCAATGCTATGTGGATCCGTCGCCTGCCCTCGCCTCGCCCTCACCCTCGGCCTCGGCGGCGCCGTGACCCCGCAAGCGGGTGCCGAAGCTGCCGCCGTCCCCGTCCTGGTGCCCTGCCCCATCCCGTAGTTCTGACACGGTTTGGAATTCAGTTAATTCCCAACTTCCCCCAAAAAAAGAGTCTCCTTTTTTGGTCTACAACAGAGAGAAACGATGGTTCATGAAACCTGGGGATGATGGAGAAGCTGCTGCTGGGTAGGCGCTTGAATCGCCCGCTGGAGCGATCCCCCGAATCCATTGCTGTAAAGCCCCTCCGCCTCCTTCCGTGCATTAAAGATCGAGTTTTCAGCAGGAAAGGGAATGTTTTTTCCCCCCTCTTTTTATCGCTATTAAAGGAGATTAGGAAGTCATTGAGAGCGTACGGTGAGATGGGGGGATTTGAAGGGCGCATCGACTTCGTCTCGGGATCTGTCGACGAGGAGGCCGGAATCCCCGGAACCGCCGCTCCCGAGGGAGAGCGGCAGCGGAAGAAAGCCCCTCGAATCTCCACCGCCGGCCGCCGGCGGTTGCGCGATCGACTGAAGGAGCAACTGCTGCTGCGCCTGGTGGTGACTGTGCTGACCCAGCTGCAGCAGCATCGACGTCTCCGTCAGCGAGCTCCCACCTCTGCTGGCCTCCTGCTGCCGGAGCCGCGAGGCCAGCAGCGAGGACTCGTCGTAGGGCACGTAGCGCACTCCCTCTGCCGCCGACGCCACCTCCGGCGCCTTCCCGCCGACGCCAGCCCCGAAGAGCAACTTGGGGTCCCCCAGCCCCGGCGGCCAGGCGGGGGCGAGGCCGGAGATCATCTGATCGAAGAAGTCGTCGCGGCCGGCGCCGCCTCCGCCGTTCTGGAGCTCCTGGAGAGCGACGTGTGGCGCCGCCATCCCCTGCACGTCCTTGCCGCTCCGTTGCATCACCTCCGTCACCGAATCTAGGGGTAGGGATAGGGTTTCGCTCTGTTTCGTCTCTCTCGATGGTGCGCGCGCGCGGGAGGAGGAAGGGAAGACGGCCGTTTCGTGGTGCGTTTCGTGCTTATGAATCCACAGTTAAGCTAAGCTAACTAAGCGGCTAATGCGATCGCAGTTACCGGCGTTGCTTCGTCGCAGTCGACTCAAGCTTAGTTGAAGTAGCTACCTCATAATTGATTGTGGTGAaagatgtcatttcataggtaaaTTATCTATTAATACTCACATTTTGGGTTAAGcagtttataaatattttaatattaatactTATTATTTTCATAGCTCATCAAATTGATAGCTGTTTATAAAATTTAGGCCAATGGTAttgcattcaaaaaaaaaaaaaagaaattttctcAATCAGTCCTTTACAAGCAGATTAACTTCCTTTTCAATGTaaagatttataaattcttttaatttataaaaatatatattattagactaataaaatctttatatatatatatatatatatatatatatatatatattgtaagaaaaataaaattagtaTTTACTTTGTTAGATGTTGGTGGGGATAACGTGGCTTGACCTGAGGAGTCAAGGTGGAGGTGAACCGTCGATTGGAAGTAGAATGATTCAAAGATTAAAAGAGTAaggatattattatttatagtcaCGGCTTCTTGTGATTAGAAACGATCTTACAGTTATCACTTTGTAAATATATTCCCttgtataaaaaaatatcataaatggtATACTCATGAACAATGAGACACACAACAATTCTAATTATATTCTTAACCCTCCAAGGAGAATGTTTCTCCTATTTAGCAGCTCCACCAGATTCTCTAATTGGATTCTACTCTGAATTCTCTACACTGCATAGTCCATCTTTAGACCATATGCCTCATGTACAGGGAACAAAGGGGCCAATTGGTAGGCCAATTTTGACTGTATGGAAAGAGAAACACTTTTGTGGGTGGCCAGATGAGTTCTTTGCTATTTTGTGTTCTGGATGAGGCCTGTGTGAGACTGACTAATTAAGCAATTCATATTTctttcagaaagaaagaaaaaataaaagagatcatGGATGAGATCCATCAAAGTTGAATTTGACCTAATCAGTTGACATATCTCATAAGATCTCCGGATAAAGCTAATCCAGGTTCAACATCATGAGCTGTAGAAGAGCTACAGCCTTGCAACTCACAGAGAACCAAGTGCAGGACAACCTGTAACACACACCTTTAAGAGATCACTAGTGACAAtctttaaagttttttttttttttttttatcaatatcatTCCATCTAAAGGTTCAAGATGTGATTATATATTCTTATGTTTCTATGCATTTTAGGTGAAAATATGTTGTCATGACTCCCTATTAGTGAAAAGACCCCCTGTGCTGAACAAGTATAGTAGTAGTAATGTGGAGTTAGTGAACCGAGGGAGGGCTTAGAAGGCCAGGAGATAGCTTAATCTCTATAATTACCAAATAAGTAGGTGTCTATCTATCCTTGTGCCAATCATGTACAACCCTTCCcttccttgtttcttcttttgCCTGACGACTATGGCAGCTTTCTAAACTGCGACACCAGCAAAAAGCCAGCATCGGTAGGGTGCTACTCCCTCTCTAGAAGAGACACTGGACTCCCACAGGTTCCACGGGATTTGATATGTTAATGCGGGAGGAGACCATACTGCTTGTAGAATTGAAATGGGAAATGTTGTTGCTCTCGTGTAATAAAGACGCATATGATATTGCTTGTAGAATTTGTGGCGTATTGGTTGACAGCTCTTTTTGGTCCTTGGATTATTAGTATTTCATGCTAACTCGGGTGATGGGTCTGTGCGTTAAATTATGTAGTACATTTTGGATGGCTTCCAGCTAAAAGGCTGCCGTTTAAACAATGGAATAAGCTGCCGTAGTGTGTCAGTTCATGATTGAATGATTGTACCAAAGTTGCCTTTATGCTTGTCGAACAAAGCTGCAGCCACAGAAAAAACAAATGATTGATTAATGACCATCATACTTCCTTCATACTATTTCATGAGATTCATGCGAATAATTGACTAATGACCATCACATTTCCTTCGTACTATTTCATGAGATTCATGCTAAATCACATAGGCATCTCATGTGTAACATGATTCATTCCTTCGCAACATCCGGACTAGAAAACGACAGTGTTTTAGCCTTCAACAATGACAAGGAGATGTAACCTCGAGAGAAGCCACTtgattaaaagaaagaaagagaaaccaaATAAAGACTTTTTGGTGATGAGCACTGAAGCTTGGAGAAACATTAAGGTTACAAAATCCATCaagaattttcaagcatttaacaAGAGAAAATAGCTGTTTTAGCTGGAAGGATGATGAGCGGTTGAGGAAACCAGCAAGCCTCTCACATCACTCACCTGCATACAGCTGACAGAAATCAAAGCCATCATGAAAGGAAAACCAAAAAATGAAGGTacaaaaagaacaaaacaaaGTAAGATTGCAACCATCATTTCATAAGTGAACCATCTAATTATGTCCAGATGCATGTCCAACATAAGGGGATCAATATGCTCGATCAACTTGGCACATTCTCATGCATGTCCAACCGAACAGGCCTCGCCCAGCCGATGAAAGTTTGGACTCTGGAATTAAGCCTGCAAACATTCTGGTGTCTCTTCGCTTTTCCCAGCAGTAGATCACCAACATTTTAGCATGTACagtaagaatataaaaaaaaattgaaggcgTTAAGCAGAGTTAAATGCAGCAGAGAATACTGTAAAGCATAATAAGCCGAATACATGAACTCGTTGAGCAGAGTAAAATGCAGCAGAGATTTGTGCAAGCATAATAGGGCCCAATAGGACACAAAACTAGCAGAAATTCCCATCTTATGGATGCAAACATACTCCATACTTTTGTGCTACAAAATGAAACAGATGGCCAAAATATGAAGTTTCACCTGAGCTACACTTCACACTATCTAATGACTTGGTAGATGTACCACGTAAAGCACGAGAGACTCCACAGATTGGCCGTAATGAAGAACTTCCGAACTGGTTTTACAGTGGCCTGGTCAGAATTTTAAGAAGGTAATTTTGCCAAGAGAACTATATAAATAGACCAACTGTAAGCTACCTTACAATCTGTTGAAGCTTCCAAAAGCTTGCACTTTTCACCCTTACCAAGGGAATTGGAGTATGGCCAAAAGACAAGATCTACATATACGAGTTCCTACACCCACTTTGCAACTTCTCATCAACAGCCACGTGGGTTCTTGGCAAGCAATTGGTAAAATACAATGATCCTGTGACAGATCCACCGGCGTGACAGTGGCAACCAAATGATGACTATGCATATAAACTATTAAATATTTGCAAACTCAAGTTTGGCCCCTTCTCTTGCGCTTCTTCCCAGCCGAAGCTTCACTCTCTGGTGCCTTGGTTGTTGCACATGACGGCAACTCTGCCAGTGTCTCAGACTCTCGAACCTTAGCTTTCCCCTTCTCAAAATCAATATTCGCTTCTGATTCACTACCAGTTGTTGGAGAGGTGGTGCCCCTCAATTTCTGGCCTGTCTTTGGGCTGTCTTCACTAGATTTACTTTTTGAAGTATCCTTTCTTACCTTGCTGACAGCACTAACAGTATCATCCATTAACTTGCTGGCTGATTTAGGAGTGCCACCAATGGAATTTCTGATGAACTTGTGAACATTATCCTTTTTCTGACTTCCAGTTTTAGAGGTAGACTTATCAGCATTATCAACTGTGGACTTGGCGTCATCCTTAAGCTTTACATCAGATTTAGAACCCTCATCTTTGGATCTGCTTGTTGCCTTCTCGTTTGCCTTACTTGATGAGCTGGGACCATCATCAAGGTTCAAAACACCAGCTTTCCGTGGTCTACCTTTACGGCGACTGCCGGATGGTTTGCCACTGACCAACAAAAGACAATATGGTCTTAGAATATACATGAAAAAGATTGGATAAGTACTAGTACTGTAATTGACCTTTTTGTAGGTGTCTCTGTATTTGTTTCCTTGGGGTTGGAACTTGAACTTGTTTTCATTCTTTTGCTTTTTGACCTGATTCACATGGCAATATGTAGAATCAAACACCAAAAACATTTGGCATAGAGCACTATGTCGTCAATATTCACAAAACTacattctatttcatcattcgaaATGTTAAAATTCCTTCAAGATTAGTAAAATAATCTTCTGTTTCTAAACAGCTTCTCTTAGATAGCAATGTAAACCAacccaagagaaaaatcattatggaatgtgcagattctttttttttaattaaaaaaatcaaatttcttgTCATTAGAGCTACGTCATGTTGCAGAAAACTTAAGTACAGAACAATACTAGGAAATCAATTCCCTAACAGAAAGAAAGATCACAATTTGGTTACGCCATTACATTATAGAAACACAAAAGAAACCACATATTCTACCAGAAAATAAAACGGGAAATGGTAGTAAGAAACAATGTGTAAATTTTAGGGGTTTCTTTCTAATGCAAGTTTCTGTAACAGGCAAAATAAAGCACATCTGACAGAGTAAATGTAACAAGTCCAATGTGATAAAGCAACAATACACATGTTTGGCACAAATTGATCTAAGAGATTCTCTTTGAAAAACCAGACCCTAAAGAGGGCCAATCTACTCAAACTTATGACCTAATATGGATCATAAAACATTCTCCCAAGTTGGTCTGATGCTGAAAGGCCAAATCAGCCAGGTCAGTAGTCTAGAAAATACCTTGGTACCAAGCAATCTGATTATCAGATCCTATTTGGGACATCAAAACTGGATAACTTTTTTATATTCCTTGGATAAAATGGAGGACAACCATCTAAGCTTTTATAAGTTGAAAGAAGATCACAGGAATGTAAAAAGAAAGCACATTGTGTCAAATCATAGAAAAGGtgctaacaaaaagaaaaaatgacCAAAAAAGGCCAgaagaaatagaaagaagaaaacGATCACCCTTGGGTTAGCATACtattatccacaataaaggcacaTGTTGGGAAGGATCCACAGAGCCAATCCCAAAAGTAAGAAAAATGACCTACTATTGCATTATTGTTGCACCCAAAAATGATTATATCAAGTCATGGAAGAGAGAACTCTGTCCAGGCTTTCATTATTGTTGCAAAACCAATAGATCTTTATTATTTAGGCCATCCTGAATGGATGGGGCATCATAGAGGATATGTAAAATGGTGATAAAAACAAACCTATTCAAGTTTCAAACGGACAAAGTCTACAGTTGAAAATTAAGgaaattgaaatatttataaatacAGAATAGTATTAGTTCTAAATAATGaaattgaaatatttaaaaaaatgtaTAATAGTATTAGTTCTAAATAATGCTTCAGCTAAAAACAATGCTTACTCTTCTGAAGCAGCATCAGAATTACTAGAATCTTTTGCTTGCTCCTGCAAATCAAATCAGCAGAAGTTAGCATCAAGACAATACATTTAaagagatgaaaattatgacccaccatatcatttttgttatcatcCTTAAGAAACTCCCAGCGTTCTTTCTTCATCAATAATATCTCTACATCTCCATCAGTATAGACAATCTGAACAGCAAAAACAACATAAGTATAATATAATTCATGTACTAAAAAAAACAACACGGTCAACAGAAACTATACACATAATCCAGCATTGTCATAACTTTTTACCTTGTGCTTTTTGGAAGCATGATCATAAGAATCAACAACACCAttataaaatctgcattaaagaaagaatattgatgtaatgcaGAAGTAACAAATATGTCCAACAGTTAGTGACAAAATAGTCTACAAAGCAACATCATGTAGAACTCAGGAATGCCAACTCAGTCTCACTAAACAAAAACACTACAAAAGAACAAAGACCTATTACAGGAGCATACTTGGGAGCTAAGAAGGGCTTAAACTGATGATAACCCATGATAATGCTGAATTTGCAAAGTAAACAAAACCAAATCAATCTGCACTTCTGCAGCATGAACTCGATTTAATTCTCAATATGCTTAGCACTCATGTTGAACAGACGAGTAAGAAGTCAGCTAGCAATCAGTATTGCTTCCTGCTTGCATTAGACCAGATACATCAAAAGTTTCATTTTATAAGTACAAACTAACTAAAACGTagataaagcaaatcttccataaGTATCAACTTCCTCTGTTGGATTATGCTCCAATTATTAAAATATGGCTATGCAATCACTTGGAATCTATCATATGGGAAAAGAACTTAATGATACATGGTAATGAGAAAACATTAAAGAACTTAACAAGTCGAATAAAGAAAATTGCAAAAACATTGGCGATAAAGAAGTTACACATTGAACTGCTGACCATAGCAAAGCAAATGATAAGAAAAAGAACTATAATaaattataagaaataaatatacacCGAATACGAAGAACAATATTTAGTAACATGGCAATGCAGATATATTAACATGTCCATAATATTGTATTCTGTAACAATAACATTATTCCAATAAATCATGAGCAACATCAcagaatatatataaattaacaaGAAATCAATATTTTGTCTAACGCAAACCTTGTTATCAATATCACCATTATCAACTAACAGCAAATAAGACAATAAAAGTTCATTCAAGTCTGAATAGTTCTTTTGAAACACATTAAGTTAAACTCACTTCTTATCCATTGGCCACCATACCCTGATTCTGGAGCCAACAAGACCACCGTCTAGCTCTTTGTTGACAGTTGGTGTTTCAGAAATCTAACATCAACAAGAGCAACAAAATTAAAACCTCTATAGGCTGTAAAGGttaaataatatacgatgacaacAAACACTAAAATAGATAACAAAACATCAAAATCACAAAGCTGAAAAGCAAATGTCTGAAGTTCACTAGTTGCCTAAATCAGAACTTCTCATCACAAGAAAGGGAATGACAACTCCAAAAACACATTAACCAAAGAGTTCCAACGTCTAACAGATCTAGAACAAACTAAAACTATGGGGTAGTAACATCCAACCAAATGTACCACTGCTACAAAAAAGAACACATAAAGTGAGCATCCAAGAGCTAACACTCAATATACCCAATCCAAGGACAACCTTTAGGCCTTTAGTTAACAAATAGTCAAAAAGATTGGCACAGAAAACTAAATAAATGGGAATTTGATCCATTATGATCCAGTTTGAAAATAAACAATTTACTAGGCTTATTAATTATTTTCTCTTAAAGGGTGGAAGGAGAAGCCCTGTAACCCGTGAAACTTCTGATCGATGGTGAAACTTCTGCAGACTAGCCATTTAACTACAGCAAATATGTGCATGTATATCTTTATTAAGCTTCACATACAATCTATAAATCTTAGCCCTCCAAtaacaaaataattaaaaaaatactacaCAACTCCAAACGACGTTCAACAAAATTGAACTTCATCACTATGAAAAAAGAAACATGTAAGGTAGTAATGGTTAAATACTTATACTTCTGGCATGTTCACCTCCTAGATGATGAGACCCTCCTATCAGCAAACCttaacaaaaagaaagaattaaAGCAAGCAAAATAGAAGAGATCAAAAGAACATGCACAATGATACTACTTGGTGTACCATATTTTTAGACCTAATTCCTGACTTTCCATGTCGGTGTAAATTACTAAGAACAACACATACAAAAACAACTACTTGCCAAAACAGCCACTTTCTCCGACTACTCTCACtgatgatttaaaaaaaacaTAGGACAATTGCAGCCAGAAATcacatattttactttcataagctGGCTATGACAACAAAACAAAATGCAATCATAAGCACGTAAACTGAATTTTCATCTACATGATTGAATTGCACAAGAATAACGACACTATGAATATGCTCATTGAAGCCTCTGCTGAAGAACTTCATATTTCCGAAGAGTGCAAAACTGAACCAAGCCAAAAATGACAACTGGATATGTATTATACCACCTCTGAAATACCAAGCAAAGGAAGAAACTTGCAACATGTCCCTGCATGATCCTCcacagacatatatatatatatatatatatatatatatgtatgtatatgtatgtaaatatatgtatgtatgtatatgtatgtatatatgtatatgtatatatatatgtgtgtgtgtgtatatatatatatatatatatatatatatattcttcataCACACATCACAGAAGATGAGCAGTGCAATGTAGTCATTTTAAGTGCAAGTAGTGTCATGGGATGCAGAAGCTAAGTATATATATTGCTTCATTAATACACTTCTACATTTTCATATCTCAACTGATACTAAAAAGAATCTATATATACACACCTCTCTGCCACCATGTTCACGCTTCCTCCCAGATTTAGTTTTAGCACTCTCCTCCAAGATGCCTTGATCTTTAGGTGATTTTGCAGCAGACCTTAAGGATGAAACTGTTTCCTGAATAAGATGCCAGAGAAATAAGAATTTGATCATTCCTTATTAGACAACATGAGTGCAGATATTGATGCTAAATATTCTAATGTAAGAATGTTGGGGAAACAGTATCTGCCAAAAAAACAAAAGATAGATCATTTCACAACACAAAAACAAATTGTCTAGCAAGCCTAGGACAACAAACGAAATacagcaaagaaaaaaaaaagaaaccagaTACCACATATATTCATAAACAGTGATCAAAGAGAGGTAATAGAATGTCTGATAAGCATCTATAATTGCCATTGCTCCCCATAATTAGATGTCAGTTATTGCCAAAGTTGCTTCTTTTTTATGTAAGTTTAAACCGAAACCAAAAGAGCAAAATGTTCTATTTGTCAACTAGATCAGGAAATTCTTTCCTGCCTGACAGAATTTAACAAACTTATATTTGTCAAATCATTCACAAAACCTTGTCAAATCAACTTGTGTTCTAGAGTCATCCTAAAGGTAATGAAATCTTTGGACAAAGAATCATCAGTAGCATAATATCATGCAACTACCGGAGAGTCATACCAATCATCATTGAAGCTATCCAAAAAGAAAAGTATCAAAGGAGATATCAAACCCTTAAAAGTAAATTTTAAATGTACTAACACTGTATAGTGTATACTATATTTGACCTAAGAAGAAATAAGAATAGCAATCAGAGCACAAACAGTATGATTGTCATATGACAATTATGACAGTTTCAGCACTAGTCTTCTTAAACTTGAATAAAACTAATTTATGTGGAATAATTGAACATTAagaatattagcaatagcaatttTGGATACACCATAGGAATGTTGAAGCTGTTATCAATGGAGGCTACTTCATTTAACAGGACCAGTGGAAGGACCGGAAAAAGCAGATACACCTTGAGGTCATTGATGATAGAAACTAAGACTTCATAAATCAGACATTTTTATTTTACTCACAAGCATGGTTCAAAATCACAATACTGGACCCGAATTGGTCCATGGACGGATTCATATGGGTCCAGTACATCCTGTTGTATTGACATGTGATATGCCAATATAATGGTTGGTACAAACCAAAGAGACCTGCTGTTGACAGCCTAAACAGTTATAAACAGCGAGCtggaaatatttaaaaaataaaaaaaaaacagtttTGGACCCAACTGGGAGAAATCACCCAGTCCAAGTGCTGGGTTCTGGTCAAATTGGTAAACATTGCTTGGTACATAACGATCCAACCGTTTTTTAACTATGCTAACAAGTACAGTTACACCCTAGACTTCCTCAACTTATCAGCATTGAATAGATCATACAAGGTAAAGATT
Protein-coding regions in this window:
- the LOC135674166 gene encoding bHLH transcription factor RHL1-like, translating into MQRSGKDVQGMAAPHVALQELQNGGGGAGRDDFFDQMISGLAPAWPPGLGDPKLLFGAGVGGKAPEVASAAEGVRYVPYDESSLLASRLRQQEASRGGSSLTETSMLLQLGQHSHHQAQQQLLLQSIAQPPAAGGGDSRGFLPLPLSLGSGGSGDSGLLVDRSRDEVDAPFKSPHLTEAEGLYSNGFGGSLQRAIQAPTQQQLLHHPQNYGMGQGTRTGTAAASAPACGVTAPPRPRVRARRGQATDPHSIAERLRRERIAERMKALQELVPNGNKTDKALMLDEIIDYVKFLQLQVKVLSMSRLGGAAAVAPLVADMSSENGAGVDGVVGGDDGGMTVAEHQVAKLMEEDMGSAMQYLQGKGLCLIPISLVSAISSAAACHPRPPGSGCLGQLNRPTHHAAGDAPASPTISALTVQSTNGSGTEADAPWPAGSKDGAAIP